From a region of the Streptomyces sp. B21-083 genome:
- a CDS encoding aspartate aminotransferase family protein, protein MTTAEPGSPAGEFDLGALLAERGAERYELHTRHLNHQLPRMLHTIGFDKVYERAEGAYFWDTDGNDYLDMLAGFGVMGLGRHHPVVRRALHDVLDAQLADLTRFDCPPLPGLLAERLLTHSPHLDRVFFANSGTEAVETALKFARYATGKPRVLYCAHAFHGLTTGSLSVNGEDGFRDGFAPLLPDTAVPLGDLDALARELKKGDVAALIVEPIQGKGVHATPPGYLRAAQELLRRHKALLIADEVQTGLGRTGDFYAYQHEDGVEPDLVCVAKALSGGYVPVGATIGKEWIFKKVYSSIDRVLVHSASFGGNAQAMAAGLAVLSVMENEQIVANARATGDQLRSRLAALVDKYELLADVRGRGLMIGIEFGKPKSLKLRSRWTMLQAARKGLFAQMVVVPLLQRHRILTQVSGDHLEVIKLIPPLVVGESEVDRFMDAFTAVMDDAHSGSGLMWDFGKTLVKQAVANR, encoded by the coding sequence ATGACAACCGCTGAACCCGGTTCCCCGGCGGGGGAGTTCGACCTCGGCGCGCTGCTCGCCGAGCGCGGCGCCGAACGCTACGAGCTGCACACCAGGCATCTCAACCACCAGCTCCCGCGCATGCTGCACACCATCGGCTTCGACAAGGTCTACGAGCGGGCCGAGGGCGCCTACTTCTGGGACACGGACGGCAACGACTACCTCGACATGCTCGCCGGGTTCGGGGTGATGGGCCTCGGCCGCCATCACCCCGTCGTCCGCAGGGCGCTGCACGACGTCCTCGACGCCCAGCTCGCCGACCTCACCCGCTTCGACTGCCCGCCGCTGCCCGGGCTGCTCGCGGAGCGGCTCCTCACCCACAGTCCGCACCTCGACCGGGTGTTCTTCGCCAACAGCGGCACTGAGGCCGTGGAGACCGCGCTCAAGTTCGCCCGCTACGCCACCGGGAAGCCGCGCGTCCTGTACTGCGCGCACGCGTTCCACGGCCTGACCACCGGGTCCCTCTCCGTCAACGGCGAGGACGGCTTCCGGGACGGCTTCGCCCCACTGTTGCCCGACACCGCCGTCCCCCTCGGTGATCTCGACGCCCTGGCACGGGAGTTGAAGAAGGGCGACGTGGCCGCCCTGATCGTCGAGCCGATCCAGGGCAAGGGCGTGCACGCGACACCCCCTGGTTATCTGCGCGCCGCCCAGGAGCTGCTGCGCAGGCACAAGGCGCTGCTCATCGCGGACGAGGTGCAGACCGGTCTGGGGCGGACCGGTGACTTCTACGCCTATCAGCACGAGGACGGGGTCGAGCCCGACCTGGTGTGCGTGGCGAAGGCGCTGTCCGGCGGATACGTGCCCGTGGGCGCCACGATCGGCAAGGAGTGGATCTTCAAGAAGGTCTACTCGTCGATCGACCGCGTCCTCGTGCACTCGGCCAGTTTCGGGGGCAACGCCCAGGCCATGGCGGCGGGCCTCGCCGTGCTGTCGGTGATGGAGAACGAGCAGATCGTGGCCAACGCCCGGGCCACGGGGGACCAGTTGAGGTCCCGGCTGGCGGCACTCGTCGACAAGTACGAGTTGCTGGCCGACGTACGAGGCCGGGGCCTGATGATCGGCATCGAGTTCGGGAAGCCCAAGTCGCTGAAGCTGCGCAGCCGTTGGACGATGCTGCAGGCCGCGCGCAAGGGACTGTTCGCTCAGATGGTCGTCGTGCCGCTGCTGCAACGGCACCGGATCCTGACCCAGGTCTCCGGCGATCACCTGGAGGTGATCAAGCTGATTCCACCTCTGGTCGTCGGCGAGAGTGAGGTGGACCGGTTCATGGACGCCTTCACCGCCGTGATGGACGACGCGCACAGCGGGAGCGGGCTGATGTGGGACTTCGGGAAGACGCTGGTCAAGCAGGCGGTGGCCAACAGGTAG
- the dxs gene encoding 1-deoxy-D-xylulose-5-phosphate synthase, whose product MTILENIRGPRDLKALSEAQLGELSDEIREFLVHAVARTGGHLGPNLGVVELTVALHRVFESPVDRILWDTGHQSYVHKLLTGRQDFSKLRGKGGLSGYPSRAESEHDVIENSHASTALGWADGLAKARQVQGEQGHVVAVIGDGALTGGMAWEALNNIAAAKDRPLIIVVNDNERSYSPTIGGLANHLATLRTTDSYEQVLAWGKDVLLRTPVIGNTLYESLHGAKKGFKDAFNPQGMFEDLGLKYVGPIDGHDIGAVESALRRAKRFHGPVLVHCLTEKGRGYEPARSHEEDHFHTVGVMDPLTCEPLAPANGPSWTSVFGDEIVRIGEERDDVVAITAAMLHPVGLGRFAERFPDRVWDVGIAEQHAAVSAAGLATGGLHPVVAVYATFLNRAFDQLLMDVALHRCGVTFVLDRAGVTGVDGASHNGMWDLSILQVVPGLRIAAPRDADQLRAQLREAVAVDDAPTLIRFPKESVGPAIEAVGHVGGMHVLHRSGEAADVLLVAVGVMAPVCLQTADLLAARGINCTVVDPRWVKPVDPALPGLAAEHRMVAVVEDNSRASGVGAAVALALGDAEVDVPVRRFGIPEQFLAHGKRGELLADIGLTPVEIAGRIGAGLAAKEELSQRKHQGKAKEKQE is encoded by the coding sequence GTGACGATTCTGGAGAACATCCGGGGACCACGCGACCTGAAGGCGCTGTCCGAGGCGCAACTCGGCGAACTGTCCGACGAGATACGGGAGTTCCTGGTGCACGCGGTCGCCAGGACCGGCGGCCATCTCGGGCCGAACCTGGGAGTGGTGGAACTCACCGTCGCGCTCCACCGGGTCTTCGAGTCACCGGTCGACCGGATCCTGTGGGACACCGGCCATCAGAGCTACGTCCACAAACTTCTGACCGGTCGTCAGGACTTCTCCAAGCTGCGCGGCAAGGGCGGCCTGTCCGGCTATCCCTCGCGTGCGGAGTCCGAGCACGACGTCATCGAGAACAGCCACGCGTCCACCGCGCTCGGCTGGGCCGACGGGCTCGCCAAGGCCCGCCAGGTGCAGGGCGAGCAGGGGCATGTCGTCGCGGTCATCGGCGACGGCGCGCTCACCGGCGGGATGGCCTGGGAGGCGCTCAACAACATCGCGGCGGCCAAGGACCGCCCCCTGATCATCGTCGTCAACGACAACGAACGCTCCTACTCGCCCACCATCGGCGGCCTCGCCAACCACCTCGCGACCCTGCGCACGACGGACAGCTACGAACAGGTGCTGGCCTGGGGCAAGGACGTACTGCTGCGCACCCCTGTCATCGGCAACACCCTCTACGAGTCGCTGCACGGCGCGAAGAAGGGGTTCAAGGACGCGTTCAATCCGCAGGGCATGTTCGAGGACCTGGGGCTGAAGTACGTCGGCCCGATCGACGGGCACGACATCGGGGCGGTGGAGTCCGCGCTGCGGCGTGCGAAGCGGTTCCACGGGCCTGTGCTCGTCCACTGTCTGACGGAGAAGGGACGCGGCTACGAGCCCGCGCGCTCGCACGAGGAGGACCACTTCCACACCGTCGGGGTGATGGACCCGCTCACCTGCGAACCGCTCGCCCCTGCCAACGGGCCCTCCTGGACCTCGGTGTTCGGCGACGAGATCGTCCGGATCGGGGAGGAACGGGACGACGTCGTCGCCATCACGGCGGCCATGCTGCATCCCGTGGGTCTCGGCAGGTTCGCCGAGCGGTTCCCCGACCGGGTGTGGGACGTCGGGATCGCCGAGCAGCACGCGGCGGTGTCGGCGGCGGGCCTTGCCACCGGCGGTCTGCATCCCGTCGTCGCCGTGTACGCCACTTTCCTCAACCGTGCCTTCGACCAGCTGCTGATGGACGTCGCACTGCACCGCTGCGGGGTGACCTTCGTGCTGGACCGCGCCGGCGTCACGGGAGTCGACGGGGCGTCCCACAACGGTATGTGGGACCTGTCCATCCTCCAGGTCGTCCCCGGCCTGAGAATCGCCGCACCGCGCGACGCCGACCAGCTCCGCGCCCAGTTGCGGGAGGCGGTGGCCGTCGACGACGCGCCCACCCTGATCCGGTTCCCCAAGGAGTCGGTGGGGCCGGCGATCGAGGCGGTCGGCCATGTGGGCGGGATGCATGTGCTGCACCGGTCCGGGGAGGCGGCCGACGTACTGCTCGTGGCCGTCGGCGTGATGGCCCCCGTGTGCCTCCAGACCGCAGACCTGCTGGCGGCACGCGGCATCAACTGCACAGTGGTGGACCCCCGTTGGGTCAAGCCCGTCGACCCCGCGCTGCCGGGACTGGCCGCCGAGCACCGCATGGTGGCCGTCGTCGAGGACAACAGCCGCGCCTCCGGGGTCGGCGCCGCCGTGGCGCTGGCACTCGGTGACGCCGAAGTCGACGTGCCTGTAAGGAGGTTCGGCATACCGGAGCAGTTCCTCGCGCACGGCAAGCGGGGCGAGCTGCTCGCCGACATCGGTCTCACACCTGTCGAGATCGCCGGACGCATCGGCGCCGGGCTGGCCGCCAAGGAAGAGCTGTCCCAGCGGAAGCACCAGGGGAAGGCCAAGGAGAAACAGGAATGA
- the ispG gene encoding flavodoxin-dependent (E)-4-hydroxy-3-methylbut-2-enyl-diphosphate synthase, whose amino-acid sequence MTAVSLGVPEVPARPIAERRVSRRIEVGPVAVGGGAPVSVQSMTTTRTSDIGATLQQIAELTASGCQIVRVACPTQDDADALATIARKSQIPVIADIHFQPKYVFAAIEAGCAAVRVNPGNIKQFDDKVKEIARAAKEHGTPIRIGVNAGSLDRRLLQKYGKATPEALVESALWEASLFEEHDFRDIKISVKHNDPVIMVNAYRLLAERCDYPLHLGVTEAGPAFQGTIKSAVAFGALLSEGIGDTIRVSLSAPPVEEVKVGIQILESLNLRQRRLEIVSCPSCGRAQVDVYKLADQVTAGLEGMEVPLRVAVMGCVVNGPGEAREADLGVASGNGKGQIFVKGEVIKTVPESKIVETLIEEAMKIAEQMEQDGVASGEPAVTVS is encoded by the coding sequence GTGACCGCCGTCTCCTTGGGCGTTCCCGAGGTACCGGCCCGTCCGATCGCCGAGCGCCGGGTCTCCCGGCGCATCGAGGTCGGGCCGGTGGCGGTCGGGGGCGGGGCCCCCGTGTCGGTGCAGTCGATGACGACGACGCGTACGTCGGACATCGGCGCCACTCTCCAGCAGATCGCCGAACTCACCGCGTCCGGCTGTCAGATCGTCCGCGTCGCCTGCCCCACGCAGGACGACGCGGACGCGCTGGCGACCATCGCGCGCAAGTCGCAGATACCGGTGATCGCCGACATCCACTTCCAGCCGAAGTACGTGTTCGCCGCGATCGAGGCCGGCTGCGCGGCCGTTCGTGTCAATCCCGGCAACATCAAGCAGTTCGACGACAAGGTGAAGGAGATCGCCCGGGCGGCCAAGGAGCACGGCACACCGATCCGGATCGGGGTCAACGCCGGTTCGCTGGACCGGAGGCTGCTCCAGAAGTACGGGAAGGCGACGCCCGAGGCGCTCGTGGAGTCGGCGCTGTGGGAGGCGTCGCTCTTCGAGGAGCACGACTTCCGGGACATCAAGATCTCGGTAAAGCACAACGACCCGGTGATCATGGTCAACGCCTACCGGCTGCTCGCCGAACGGTGCGACTACCCGCTCCATCTGGGCGTCACCGAGGCCGGTCCCGCCTTCCAGGGGACCATCAAGTCCGCTGTCGCCTTCGGGGCGTTGCTGAGCGAGGGCATCGGGGACACCATCCGGGTCTCGCTGTCGGCGCCGCCGGTCGAGGAGGTCAAGGTCGGCATCCAGATCCTGGAATCGCTGAACCTGCGGCAACGGCGGCTGGAGATCGTGTCCTGTCCGTCCTGCGGGCGGGCGCAGGTCGACGTCTACAAGCTCGCCGACCAGGTCACGGCCGGCCTGGAGGGCATGGAGGTCCCGCTGCGCGTCGCGGTCATGGGCTGCGTGGTCAACGGCCCCGGCGAGGCGCGGGAGGCCGATCTCGGGGTCGCCTCCGGCAACGGCAAAGGGCAGATCTTCGTGAAGGGCGAGGTCATCAAGACCGTACCCGAGTCGAAGATCGTGGAGACCCTGATCGAGGAGGCGATGAAGATCGCCGAACAGATGGAGCAGGACGGCGTCGCGTCGGGAGAGCCGGCGGTCACCGTGAGCTGA
- the hpnH gene encoding adenosyl-hopene transferase HpnH → MAMPLRQTIKIATYLAEQKIRKRDKFPLIVELEPLYACNLACEGCGKIQHPAGVLKQRMPVAQAVGAVLESGAPMVSIAGGEPLMHPHIDEIVRQLVAKKKYVFLCTNAMLLRKKMDKFTPSPYFAFAVHIDGLRERHDESVAKEGVFDEAVAAIKEAKKRGFRVTTNSTFFNTDTPQTIIEVLNFLNDDLQVDEMMISPAYAYEKAPDQEHFLGVEQTRELFKKAFGGGNRRRWRLNHSPLFLDFLEGKVDFPCTAWAIPNYSLFGWQKPCYLMSDGYVTTYKDLIEKTDWDSYGRGKDDRCANCMAHCGYEPTAVMATMGSLKESLRAMRETVAGNRE, encoded by the coding sequence ATGGCCATGCCGCTCCGCCAGACCATCAAGATCGCTACATATTTGGCTGAACAGAAAATCCGCAAACGGGACAAGTTCCCGCTGATCGTCGAGCTCGAACCGCTCTACGCCTGCAACCTGGCGTGCGAGGGCTGCGGCAAGATCCAGCACCCGGCCGGTGTGCTCAAGCAGCGCATGCCGGTCGCCCAGGCCGTCGGGGCGGTGCTCGAATCCGGGGCCCCGATGGTGTCCATCGCGGGCGGCGAGCCCCTGATGCACCCTCATATCGACGAGATCGTCCGGCAGTTGGTGGCGAAGAAGAAATACGTCTTCCTCTGCACCAACGCCATGCTGCTCCGCAAGAAGATGGACAAGTTCACGCCGTCGCCGTACTTCGCGTTCGCCGTGCACATCGACGGCCTGCGGGAGCGGCACGACGAGTCCGTCGCGAAGGAGGGGGTGTTCGACGAGGCCGTGGCCGCCATCAAGGAGGCCAAGAAGCGCGGTTTCCGGGTCACCACCAACTCGACCTTCTTCAACACCGACACCCCGCAGACCATCATCGAGGTGCTCAACTTCCTCAACGACGACCTTCAGGTCGACGAGATGATGATCTCTCCCGCCTACGCCTACGAGAAGGCGCCCGATCAGGAGCACTTCCTCGGCGTCGAGCAGACCCGTGAGCTGTTCAAGAAGGCTTTCGGGGGCGGCAACCGGCGACGCTGGCGGCTCAACCACTCCCCGCTCTTCCTGGACTTCCTGGAGGGCAAGGTCGACTTCCCGTGCACGGCGTGGGCGATCCCCAACTACTCGCTGTTCGGCTGGCAGAAGCCCTGCTACCTGATGAGCGACGGGTACGTGACGACGTACAAGGACCTCATCGAGAAGACCGACTGGGACTCCTACGGCCGCGGCAAGGACGACCGGTGTGCCAACTGCATGGCGCACTGCGGCTACGAGCCGACGGCCGTCATGGCCACCATGGGGTCCCTCAAGGAGTCCCTGCGCGCCATGCGTGAGACCGTCGCCGGAAACAGGGAGTGA
- a CDS encoding phosphorylase family protein, whose protein sequence is MDRRPEPAPLLIACALGIERLALRRGGHGDGPVTVLRTGMGPEAASAAVTRALAEPALRDAVLLATGFCAGLAPGMHPGDLVVAEETRGPGGVTPCAGTELLVKELVRAVPGRTVHTGPLTGSDHVVRGHERSELLATGAIAVDMESAATLHSAVRTGVRPVAAVRVVVDAPEHELVRIGTLRGGISAFRVLRSVLPAFVEWHRSLLLPRR, encoded by the coding sequence ATGGACAGGCGGCCCGAGCCGGCCCCGCTGCTGATCGCCTGCGCGCTCGGCATCGAACGGCTCGCCCTGCGCCGGGGCGGACACGGCGACGGACCCGTCACCGTGCTGCGTACGGGAATGGGTCCCGAGGCGGCCTCGGCGGCCGTCACCCGCGCTCTCGCAGAACCGGCGCTGCGTGACGCCGTCCTGCTGGCCACCGGATTCTGCGCGGGACTCGCCCCCGGTATGCACCCCGGTGACCTGGTGGTCGCCGAGGAGACCCGGGGTCCGGGGGGCGTCACACCCTGTGCCGGCACCGAACTGCTCGTCAAGGAACTGGTGCGCGCCGTACCCGGGCGGACGGTGCACACCGGCCCGCTCACCGGTTCCGATCACGTCGTGCGCGGTCACGAACGGTCGGAGCTGCTCGCGACCGGCGCAATCGCGGTCGACATGGAGTCGGCGGCCACGCTCCACAGCGCCGTGCGCACGGGCGTGCGCCCCGTTGCGGCCGTACGGGTGGTCGTGGACGCTCCAGAACATGAACTCGTCCGGATCGGAACGCTTCGCGGTGGAATATCGGCCTTCCGCGTCCTTCGTTCGGTCCTTCCCGCTTTTGTCGAATGGCACCGTTCCTTGCTGCTCCCCAGGAGGTGA
- a CDS encoding polyprenyl synthetase family protein, translating to MPTVPPAPKAADAVDVTVLLERGRTLATPVLRAAINRLAAPMDTVSAYHFGWIDAQGRPAAGDGGKAVRPALAVLSAEVTGAAPEVGIPGAVAVELVHNFSLLHDDLMDGDEQRRHRDTVWKVHGPAQAILVGDALFALANEILLELGTVEAGRATRRLTTATRALIDGQAQDISYEHRDRVSVEECLEMEGNKTGALLACASSIGAVLGGADDHTADTLEKYGYHLGLAFQAVDDLLGIWGDPEATGKQTWSDLRQRKKSLPVVAALAASGPAAERLGELLAADAKSSDFENFSEEEFAARAALIEQAGGREWTAGEARRQHTIAVDALSAIDMPDRVRAQFTALADFVVVRKR from the coding sequence GTGCCCACTGTGCCCCCGGCCCCGAAAGCCGCCGACGCCGTGGACGTGACCGTGCTCCTGGAGCGCGGCCGGACCCTGGCCACCCCGGTACTGCGGGCGGCGATCAACCGTCTCGCGGCGCCCATGGACACCGTCTCCGCCTACCACTTCGGCTGGATCGACGCCCAGGGCAGGCCGGCGGCCGGCGACGGCGGCAAGGCCGTACGTCCCGCGCTCGCCGTGCTGTCCGCCGAGGTCACCGGGGCCGCCCCCGAGGTCGGCATCCCCGGCGCCGTCGCCGTCGAACTGGTGCACAACTTCTCGCTGTTGCACGACGACCTGATGGACGGTGACGAACAGCGCCGCCACCGCGACACCGTCTGGAAGGTGCACGGTCCCGCCCAGGCCATCCTGGTCGGCGACGCACTGTTCGCGCTGGCCAATGAGATCCTCCTGGAACTCGGCACCGTCGAGGCCGGCCGGGCCACCCGCCGCCTCACCACCGCGACCCGTGCCCTCATCGACGGCCAGGCGCAGGACATCTCCTACGAGCACCGCGACCGCGTGAGCGTCGAGGAGTGCCTGGAGATGGAGGGCAACAAGACCGGCGCCCTGCTCGCCTGCGCCAGCTCCATCGGCGCGGTCCTCGGCGGCGCGGACGACCACACCGCCGACACGCTGGAGAAGTACGGCTACCACCTCGGCCTGGCCTTCCAGGCCGTCGACGACCTCCTCGGCATCTGGGGCGACCCGGAGGCCACCGGCAAGCAGACGTGGAGCGATCTGCGTCAGCGCAAGAAGTCCCTGCCCGTCGTCGCCGCCCTCGCGGCGAGCGGCCCGGCCGCCGAGCGGCTCGGTGAACTCCTCGCCGCCGACGCGAAGAGCAGCGACTTCGAGAACTTCTCCGAGGAGGAGTTCGCCGCCCGCGCCGCCCTGATCGAGCAGGCGGGCGGCCGGGAATGGACCGCCGGGGAGGCGCGCCGGCAGCACACCATCGCCGTCGACGCACTGAGCGCCATCGACATGCCCGACCGGGTGCGCGCGCAGTTCACGGCGCTCGCCGACTTCGTCGTCGTACGAAAGAGATGA
- the hpnE gene encoding hydroxysqualene dehydroxylase HpnE has translation MSGSTQPGERPGHRGEKSAVVVGGGLAGITAALSLADAGVRVTLLEGRPRLGGLAFSFQRDGLTVDNGQHVYLRCCTAYRWFLDRIDGAALAPVQARLDVPVVDMAKPAGRRLGRLRRDALPVPLHLGRSLATYPHLSLAERAGVGRAALALKALDLADPALDAQNFGSWLAAHGQSPRAVEALWDLVGVATLNAVAGDSSLGLAAMVFKTGLLSDPGAADIGWARVPLGELHDTLARKALDSAGVRTEVRTRVTSVRHNENGRWTVSVPGETLDVDAVVLAVAQREAHDLLPEGALDAPERLLEIGTAPILNVHVVYDRKVLNTPFLAALGSPVQWVFDRTEASGLGGDGQYLALSQSAAHDEIDEPVAALRERYLPELERLLPRTRGAGVRDFFVTRERTATFAPTPGVGRLRPGARTNAPGLYLAGSWTATGWPATMESAVRSGVGAAGAALGALGRPRHHLFDVEEAA, from the coding sequence ATGAGCGGGAGCACCCAGCCCGGGGAACGTCCGGGACACCGCGGTGAGAAGAGCGCCGTGGTGGTCGGCGGCGGACTGGCAGGCATCACCGCGGCGCTCTCGCTCGCCGACGCCGGTGTCCGTGTCACGCTGCTCGAAGGCCGGCCTCGCCTCGGCGGCCTCGCCTTCTCCTTCCAGCGCGACGGACTGACCGTCGACAACGGCCAGCACGTGTACCTGCGGTGCTGCACCGCGTACCGCTGGTTCCTCGACCGTATCGACGGCGCCGCGCTCGCTCCGGTGCAGGCCCGTCTCGACGTACCTGTCGTCGACATGGCGAAGCCGGCCGGCCGGCGCCTGGGGAGACTCCGGCGCGACGCGCTGCCCGTACCTCTGCATCTCGGGCGTAGCCTGGCCACCTATCCGCATCTCTCGCTCGCCGAGCGCGCCGGAGTGGGACGCGCCGCGCTCGCGCTCAAGGCGCTGGACCTCGCCGACCCGGCGCTGGACGCGCAGAACTTCGGCAGCTGGCTGGCCGCGCACGGTCAGTCGCCGCGTGCAGTCGAGGCACTGTGGGACCTGGTGGGGGTCGCCACCCTCAACGCGGTGGCCGGGGACTCGTCCCTGGGGCTCGCCGCGATGGTGTTCAAGACCGGTCTGCTGTCCGACCCGGGCGCGGCCGACATCGGCTGGGCGCGTGTCCCGCTGGGCGAACTGCACGACACTCTGGCCCGCAAGGCGCTCGACTCCGCGGGCGTGCGTACCGAAGTCCGTACACGCGTCACCTCCGTGCGACACAACGAGAACGGCCGCTGGACCGTGTCGGTTCCCGGCGAGACGCTCGACGTGGACGCCGTCGTGCTCGCCGTGGCCCAGCGCGAGGCGCACGATCTGCTGCCGGAGGGCGCGCTCGACGCCCCCGAACGGCTGCTGGAGATCGGCACCGCGCCCATCCTCAACGTGCATGTGGTGTACGACCGCAAGGTGCTGAACACGCCGTTCCTCGCGGCGCTGGGCAGCCCGGTGCAGTGGGTCTTCGACCGGACCGAGGCGTCCGGGCTCGGCGGCGACGGCCAGTATCTGGCGCTGTCGCAGTCGGCCGCGCACGACGAGATCGACGAGCCCGTGGCGGCGCTGCGCGAGCGGTATCTGCCGGAGCTGGAGCGGCTGTTGCCCCGCACGCGGGGCGCCGGAGTAAGGGACTTCTTCGTCACCCGGGAGCGGACAGCGACGTTCGCCCCCACCCCCGGCGTCGGCCGGCTGCGGCCCGGCGCCCGTACCAACGCCCCCGGCCTGTACCTGGCCGGTTCGTGGACCGCCACCGGGTGGCCCGCGACCATGGAGAGTGCGGTCCGCAGCGGAGTCGGTGCGGCCGGCGCCGCGCTGGGCGCCCTGGGCCGGCCCCGCCACCACCTCTTCGATGTCGAGGAGGCGGCCTGA
- a CDS encoding DUF6380 family protein, with amino-acid sequence MDDSVQDDAPAANRRATLRPGTASLTSTACRAAFVRRDGCAGGSAR; translated from the coding sequence ATGGACGATTCGGTCCAGGACGACGCGCCCGCGGCGAACCGGCGCGCAACCCTCCGGCCGGGGACGGCGTCCCTGACTTCAACGGCCTGCCGTGCGGCGTTCGTCCGGCGCGACGGGTGTGCAGGGGGGAGTGCGCGATGA
- the hpnD gene encoding presqualene diphosphate synthase HpnD: protein MIRSVESEPHVSAPVLAAYTYCESVTGHQARNFAYGIRLLPTSKRRAMSALYAFSRRVDDIGDGPLAPEVKAARLEDTRALLARVREGAIGEDDTDPVAVALSHAGTHFPIPLGGLDELIDGVVMDVHGETYETWDDLKVYCRCVAGAIGRLSLGVFGTERGARGSERAFEYADTLGLALQLTNILRDIREDADSGRTYLPADDLAKFGCSAGFNGPNPPEGSDFAGLVHFEVRRARTLFAEGYRLLPMLDRRSGACVAAMAGIYRRLLDRIEREPEAVLRGRVSLPGREKAYVAVRGLSGLDARHVSRRTVRRRV from the coding sequence GTGATCCGGAGCGTGGAGTCGGAACCACACGTGTCCGCACCGGTACTCGCGGCCTACACCTACTGCGAGTCCGTCACCGGTCACCAGGCCCGCAACTTCGCCTACGGCATCAGACTGCTGCCTACGTCGAAGCGGCGCGCGATGTCGGCCCTGTACGCGTTCTCGCGCCGCGTCGACGACATCGGTGACGGCCCGCTGGCCCCGGAGGTCAAGGCGGCACGGCTGGAGGACACCAGAGCACTGCTCGCACGGGTGCGCGAGGGCGCGATCGGCGAGGACGACACCGACCCGGTCGCGGTCGCCCTCAGCCACGCGGGGACACACTTCCCGATCCCGCTCGGCGGCCTCGACGAACTCATCGACGGCGTCGTGATGGACGTACACGGCGAGACGTACGAGACCTGGGACGACCTGAAGGTCTACTGCCGCTGTGTGGCCGGGGCCATCGGGCGGCTGTCCCTGGGGGTGTTCGGTACGGAGCGGGGCGCGCGCGGCTCGGAACGCGCCTTCGAGTACGCCGACACGCTGGGGCTCGCCCTCCAGCTCACCAACATCCTGCGGGACATCCGCGAGGACGCCGACAGCGGGCGGACCTATCTGCCCGCCGACGACCTCGCCAAGTTCGGCTGCTCGGCCGGGTTCAACGGCCCGAACCCGCCGGAGGGCTCCGACTTCGCGGGCCTCGTCCACTTCGAAGTACGGCGCGCCCGCACCCTGTTCGCCGAGGGCTACCGCCTGCTGCCCATGCTCGACCGGCGCAGCGGCGCCTGTGTCGCCGCCATGGCCGGCATCTACCGACGGCTCCTCGACCGCATCGAGCGCGAGCCGGAGGCCGTGCTGCGCGGCCGGGTCTCCCTGCCGGGACGCGAGAAGGCGTACGTCGCGGTGCGCGGCCTGTCCGGCCTGGACGCCCGGCATGTGTCCCGGCGGACCGTCAGGAGGCGGGTCTGA
- the hpnC gene encoding squalene synthase HpnC, with product MTATGPTRTDDTERGTLDKAAHENFPVAPFFLPRAWRTDLMAVYGFARLVDDIGDGDLAPGGADARLLGVVPAEADDRLVLLDAFEADLRRVFDGTPRHPLLRRLQPTVRSRSLTPEPFLGLIAANRQDQLVKRYETYDDLLAYCELSANPVGRLVLAVTGTATPERIRRSDTVCTALQIVEHLQDVAEDLGRDRIYLPAQDMKRFRVQESDLAAPTADASVRALIAYEAERARRLLNEGTPLVGSVHGRLKLLLAGFVAGGKAAIQAIAAAEYDVLPGPPKPGRIQLLREAGTTLRGKG from the coding sequence GTGACGGCGACCGGCCCCACGCGGACCGACGATACTGAGCGCGGCACGCTCGACAAGGCCGCGCACGAGAACTTCCCCGTGGCACCGTTCTTCCTGCCCAGGGCCTGGCGCACCGACCTGATGGCCGTCTACGGCTTCGCCCGCCTGGTCGACGACATCGGCGACGGCGACCTGGCCCCCGGCGGCGCCGACGCCCGCCTGCTGGGCGTGGTGCCCGCCGAGGCCGACGACCGGCTCGTCCTCCTCGACGCGTTCGAGGCCGACCTGCGCAGGGTCTTCGACGGCACCCCGCGCCACCCCCTGCTGCGCAGGCTGCAGCCGACCGTCCGCAGCCGTTCGCTGACCCCCGAGCCGTTCCTCGGCCTGATCGCCGCCAATCGCCAGGACCAGCTGGTCAAGCGGTACGAGACGTACGACGACCTCCTCGCCTACTGCGAGTTGTCCGCCAACCCCGTCGGACGCCTCGTCCTCGCCGTCACCGGCACCGCGACGCCCGAGCGGATCCGCCGCTCCGACACCGTGTGCACCGCCCTCCAGATCGTCGAGCACCTCCAGGACGTCGCCGAGGACCTCGGCCGAGACCGGATCTATCTGCCCGCCCAGGACATGAAGCGCTTCCGCGTCCAGGAGTCGGATCTCGCCGCTCCCACCGCGGACGCGTCCGTGCGCGCACTGATCGCATACGAAGCGGAACGAGCGCGCCGCCTGCTGAATGAAGGCACCCCCCTCGTGGGTAGCGTCCACGGCAGGCTGAAGCTGCTGCTCGCGGGTTTCGTGGCGGGGGGAAAGGCGGCGATCCAGGCGATCGCCGCCGCCGAATACGACGTACTTCCCGGCCCGCCCAAGCCCGGCAGGATCCAGTTGCTGCGCGAGGCGGGCACAACCCTGCGAGGAAAGGGGTGA